Proteins encoded by one window of Thermoplasmata archaeon:
- a CDS encoding thermopsin family protease: MGNKNIKKNIFKVLLPIAVVVVLMSSGFLISSSSLANEPGHAQTYQVSNAQVSTMTQKVLSELREKSVPAKYAYLPNFNAKYARNGNTITPLYSSAPAPMGIGYYGLMNNSGVLTGTVLNTTSFEGSITVNNLNIFYLDADSPYSLSFQLNTVLKNVTLFGNNSFVFWTQNTVSYSTRTHQLSMVDNIWNFSNDQYLFTQNSLYSYDGVSVPPVYYYGVSSNFTNVNFPFTINVYINSTIINNRNAVFFNYTLLQQNQAPISGSYDEVIFNSTYGTPSDYTTAPAYFQVNGNEPTPTGFLLYDAELMLGGYGGGSTTTVFNINATMQLSYLSSTGYIAVPSAYNFGTDTGETSVGVSSSWNGVNPTAILTTGPSILAPLWGLAPGSGNIKISGSVTPSNAFMFINPGSAFNATIAQWAAIGTAGKFSYDLPSGTYSAEILLSNYNPVFITFSSSTVLNVSMVKNMAMGIYTPLYAFDNAQIAALSIKGNGTLNNPYVLENNQYGSLSPLFSQLNDYAFPVFSGLLLVNTNLYVSINSPPTFFINFGSAATLIAGSYNLPNYNYLQIQLYNTSHVSIYHANYVTGWFSNEVYGINQDDFPVANIMLWNSTSDLVGDNNFYDWGSSLLVYGGSGNVIWGNEFLQYPVPLNSATTNGIGQFGLTIYSSGNTIYNNYFNVTVPAYSPSMNIYNYMPAVYENNWNITSEPASVVNTVNGYQLSGNIMNQPTQSGNFWSGYSSSMPVPYNVSGFIAVGGDYSPIVPAYYKVTITISGLSNTTVMAFLYTTSQNHAFLYSTYGSGTLSFQVTNGSYYFILMTQTGIYSSVPATITVNGANVNITVTLAGNSVIL, from the coding sequence ATGGGTAACAAAAACATCAAAAAAAATATTTTTAAAGTTCTACTGCCAATAGCAGTAGTCGTCGTATTGATGAGTTCTGGTTTTTTGATATCGTCTTCGAGTTTGGCCAATGAACCGGGTCATGCGCAGACGTATCAGGTTTCAAACGCACAAGTATCGACAATGACGCAAAAGGTGCTAAGTGAGTTGAGAGAAAAAAGTGTGCCTGCAAAATATGCGTATTTGCCAAACTTTAATGCAAAGTACGCTAGAAATGGCAATACGATAACCCCACTGTACAGCTCTGCACCAGCACCGATGGGAATAGGATATTATGGCTTGATGAATAACAGTGGTGTTTTGACAGGAACGGTATTGAACACTACCAGTTTTGAAGGATCTATCACTGTAAACAACCTCAACATATTTTATCTTGATGCAGACAGTCCTTATAGCCTGAGTTTTCAGCTAAATACTGTTCTCAAGAACGTAACATTGTTTGGAAACAACAGTTTTGTATTCTGGACCCAGAACACTGTTTCATACTCTACAAGAACGCATCAGCTGTCAATGGTCGACAATATCTGGAATTTTTCGAATGACCAATATCTTTTCACTCAAAATTCACTGTACAGCTATGATGGCGTTTCGGTACCACCAGTCTATTATTACGGTGTAAGCAGCAACTTTACAAATGTTAACTTTCCATTTACGATAAATGTGTATATTAACAGCACGATCATAAATAATAGAAATGCTGTATTTTTTAACTACACTTTGCTCCAGCAAAACCAGGCACCTATTTCTGGATCTTATGACGAGGTAATATTCAACTCTACATACGGTACGCCCTCAGATTATACTACTGCACCCGCATATTTTCAGGTGAATGGAAATGAGCCCACACCTACCGGATTCTTGCTTTACGATGCAGAGTTGATGCTGGGCGGGTATGGTGGTGGCAGTACGACAACGGTATTTAACATAAATGCCACGATGCAGCTTAGCTATCTGTCCAGCACGGGATACATTGCAGTTCCATCAGCTTATAATTTTGGCACTGATACTGGTGAGACAAGCGTTGGTGTGTCATCATCATGGAACGGCGTCAATCCAACTGCAATACTCACTACAGGTCCTTCGATTCTGGCACCGTTGTGGGGGCTGGCTCCCGGATCTGGCAATATCAAGATTTCTGGGTCTGTAACACCTTCCAACGCGTTTATGTTTATTAACCCTGGATCAGCATTCAATGCCACAATCGCACAGTGGGCGGCTATCGGCACGGCAGGAAAGTTTTCATATGACTTGCCTTCAGGCACTTACAGTGCTGAGATCCTGCTAAGCAATTATAATCCGGTTTTCATCACATTCAGCAGCTCTACGGTATTGAACGTGAGCATGGTAAAGAACATGGCTATGGGCATATATACACCCCTTTACGCTTTTGACAATGCTCAGATTGCAGCATTGTCCATTAAGGGAAACGGAACGCTGAACAATCCGTATGTTCTCGAAAACAACCAATATGGATCTTTAAGTCCGCTTTTCAGCCAGCTTAATGACTATGCATTTCCAGTGTTTTCTGGACTGTTGCTAGTAAACACAAACTTGTACGTATCAATAAACAGTCCTCCAACATTCTTTATTAACTTTGGCAGTGCTGCAACTCTCATTGCAGGTTCATATAATCTGCCAAATTACAATTATCTGCAGATCCAGTTATACAACACATCTCATGTATCCATATATCATGCCAATTATGTTACTGGCTGGTTCTCTAATGAAGTTTATGGAATTAACCAGGACGATTTTCCAGTTGCAAATATCATGCTATGGAACAGCACTAGTGACCTGGTCGGAGATAATAACTTTTATGATTGGGGCAGTTCTTTGCTTGTGTACGGAGGATCTGGAAACGTAATATGGGGTAACGAGTTTTTGCAGTATCCAGTGCCATTAAATTCAGCTACAACTAATGGCATTGGACAGTTTGGGCTCACCATCTACAGCTCTGGAAACACGATTTACAACAATTACTTTAATGTGACAGTCCCTGCATACAGTCCTTCTATGAACATTTATAACTATATGCCGGCAGTGTATGAAAACAACTGGAACATTACATCTGAGCCTGCAAGCGTGGTTAACACGGTGAACGGATATCAGTTATCTGGAAACATAATGAACCAGCCTACTCAGTCTGGAAACTTCTGGAGCGGTTATAGTTCAAGCATGCCTGTTCCTTACAATGTATCTGGATTCATAGCAGTTGGCGGAGATTACAGTCCTATCGTGCCTGCATATTACAAGGTAACAATCACCATATCGGGGCTATCCAATACTACCGTG
- the thsB gene encoding thermosome subunit beta, protein MMTGQVPILVLKEGTERESGKDAKKNNIAAARAIADAVKTTLGPKGMDKMLVDGLGDIVITNDGATILKEIDVQHPAAKMIVEVAKSQDQEVGDGTTTAVVLAGELLKQAESLLEQNVHATIINNGYRLASQKTLELISKIGKKIDSKDDLILKKIATTAMTGKNIGNSSSYFADLAVKSVIAITEKVNGKTVADIDNIKVEKKTGGGIAETAMIDGIVLDKEKVHPRMPRIVNNAKIALINEGLEIKKTEISAKIQIEDPTKIHAFLDEEEKQLKDMVELVNSSGANVLICEKGIDDLAQHYLSKHDIYAVRRVKKSDIEKLAKATGAKIVTNLSDLKAEDLGFAKTVEERKIGNDNMTFVTGCKNPKAVSILIRGGTEHVIAEVERALHDALKVVSVAIEEGVAVPGGGAIETELAMQLRKYAPTVGGREQLAIEAFANALEVIPRTLAENAGMDAINILIGIRSQHEKGNKGFGIDVFSNKAKDMFEEGVIEPAKVKEQAIESAMEVATMILRIDDVIQSKKREGQPGGGMPGGGMPGGGMPGMGGMGGMPEM, encoded by the coding sequence ATGATGACAGGACAAGTACCTATTTTGGTATTAAAAGAAGGAACAGAAAGAGAATCAGGCAAAGATGCTAAGAAAAACAATATTGCAGCGGCTAGAGCCATCGCTGATGCAGTGAAAACTACGCTTGGGCCAAAGGGAATGGATAAGATGTTAGTTGACGGTTTAGGAGACATTGTTATTACTAATGATGGAGCTACAATCTTAAAAGAGATTGATGTACAGCATCCGGCTGCAAAGATGATAGTTGAGGTCGCCAAGTCACAGGATCAAGAAGTGGGTGATGGAACTACCACAGCAGTAGTGTTGGCTGGAGAGTTATTAAAGCAGGCTGAAAGCTTGTTAGAGCAAAACGTGCATGCAACTATCATTAATAACGGTTACAGGCTTGCATCGCAGAAAACTTTAGAATTAATCTCTAAAATCGGAAAGAAGATAGATTCAAAAGACGATCTGATTTTAAAAAAGATAGCCACTACGGCAATGACCGGCAAAAACATAGGAAACAGCAGTTCATATTTTGCAGATCTTGCAGTTAAAAGTGTAATAGCTATAACAGAAAAGGTAAACGGAAAGACTGTTGCAGACATTGACAACATTAAGGTTGAGAAAAAGACAGGTGGTGGAATAGCAGAAACGGCAATGATTGACGGAATAGTATTGGATAAAGAGAAAGTGCACCCAAGAATGCCTAGAATTGTTAATAATGCGAAGATCGCGCTGATAAACGAAGGGCTTGAAATAAAGAAAACAGAGATCAGTGCCAAGATCCAGATTGAAGATCCAACAAAGATACATGCATTTTTAGATGAAGAAGAAAAGCAATTAAAAGATATGGTAGAGCTGGTTAACAGCAGTGGCGCAAACGTGTTAATATGTGAAAAAGGGATAGATGACCTTGCTCAACATTATCTATCTAAACATGACATTTATGCAGTTAGAAGAGTGAAGAAAAGCGATATAGAAAAGCTAGCAAAGGCTACAGGTGCCAAAATTGTAACGAACCTAAGTGATCTCAAAGCTGAAGATCTAGGGTTTGCTAAAACAGTAGAAGAGAGAAAGATAGGAAATGACAACATGACCTTTGTTACAGGCTGCAAAAATCCGAAGGCAGTATCGATTCTGATCAGAGGCGGTACTGAACATGTTATAGCAGAAGTAGAGAGGGCACTTCATGACGCTCTCAAGGTAGTAAGCGTTGCGATAGAAGAAGGCGTTGCAGTACCAGGTGGCGGTGCTATTGAAACTGAGCTGGCTATGCAGCTTAGAAAGTATGCGCCTACAGTAGGTGGCAGAGAACAGCTAGCGATTGAAGCGTTCGCAAATGCATTGGAAGTCATACCTAGAACTCTGGCTGAAAATGCAGGAATGGATGCGATAAATATCCTGATAGGTATCAGGTCCCAGCATGAAAAAGGAAACAAAGGGTTTGGCATAGACGTATTTAGCAATAAGGCCAAAGACATGTTCGAAGAAGGTGTGATTGAGCCTGCAAAAGTGAAAGAGCAGGCAATCGAGAGTGCGATGGAAGTAGCTACTATGATTCTCAGAATCGACGATGTAATACAGTCAAAGAAGAGAGAAGGGCAGCCTGGCGGTGGTATGCCTGGTGGCGGTATGCCTGGTGGTGGAATGCCGGGTATGGGCGGAATGGGCGGCATGCCAGAAATGTAA
- a CDS encoding FAD-dependent oxidoreductase: MAIPGFGSFSVKESNIEAHYDVAIIGAGPAGLSAAIYSKRAGLNPIVLDKYLTGGLVIENPLVENYLSHKLIKGEELATLMKAHAKEYATILENVEIVNIKKSNNDFEIKTPDKIIKASAIILATGTTHRKLNVAGEDKYLGKGVSYCVTCDAYFFRGKKVAVIGGANSGAVAALYLKNVGVTPVIFEYMPKKMCEYSYIQKLEEEKIEYNLNVQIKEIMGDGNKLNKIRYTERTTNTESIQDFDGVFIYVGLLPQNEIAKKLGVDLDTKGYIITDKKQRTSVSKIYAAGDITGNSGQIIISAGQGALAALSAYEDIKINNL; the protein is encoded by the coding sequence ATGGCGATACCTGGGTTTGGAAGTTTTTCGGTGAAAGAAAGTAATATTGAAGCTCATTACGATGTGGCCATAATCGGTGCTGGTCCTGCAGGATTATCTGCGGCAATATACTCAAAAAGGGCAGGATTAAATCCTATCGTGCTCGACAAGTATCTGACAGGTGGCTTGGTTATTGAAAATCCGCTTGTAGAAAATTATTTGTCTCATAAGCTTATAAAAGGAGAAGAGCTGGCTACATTGATGAAAGCGCATGCGAAAGAGTATGCAACAATATTGGAAAATGTAGAGATAGTTAACATTAAAAAGAGCAATAACGACTTTGAAATCAAAACTCCTGATAAGATAATAAAAGCGAGTGCGATCATACTTGCAACTGGAACAACGCATCGAAAATTAAATGTGGCGGGAGAGGATAAGTATCTGGGCAAGGGAGTATCTTACTGCGTAACATGCGATGCATACTTTTTCAGAGGCAAGAAAGTGGCAGTGATAGGTGGAGCTAATTCGGGAGCTGTGGCAGCACTGTATCTTAAGAATGTAGGTGTGACACCCGTAATTTTTGAATATATGCCCAAGAAAATGTGCGAATATTCGTATATTCAAAAATTAGAAGAAGAGAAGATAGAGTATAATTTGAACGTGCAGATTAAAGAGATCATGGGAGATGGCAACAAACTGAACAAGATTCGGTACACAGAGAGGACTACGAACACTGAATCAATACAGGATTTTGACGGAGTATTCATTTATGTAGGCTTATTACCACAGAATGAAATTGCGAAAAAGCTGGGCGTGGACCTGGATACAAAAGGTTACATTATCACTGATAAAAAGCAGAGAACCAGCGTATCTAAAATATATGCGGCAGGGGACATAACCGGCAACTCCGGGCAGATTATCATATCTGCAGGGCAGGGTGCCTTGGCTGCGCTGAGCGCATACGAAGATATCAAGATAAACAATCTTTAA